From Bradyrhizobium erythrophlei:
CCTCCGCGGTGATGCGTTCATCAGCATCGAGCGCGCCGAGCTCACGCAACAGGCTCTTTGCCTCCTTCAGCGCGGGCGCGGGCGGCGGATCGAGGAACGCCAACGTCGCGGGATCGCTGACGCCCCATTGCGCGAGGTCGAGCACCAGCGACGACAGATCGGCACTGAGGATTTCCGGCTGCGTGTAGGCCGCAAGCGATGCGGTCTGCGGTTCGTCCCACAGCCGGTAGCACACGCCGGGCTCGGTGCGGCCGGCGCGGCCACGGCGCTGGTCGACCGCGGCGCGGGAGGCGCGCACGGTCTCCAGGCGCGTCAGCGCGATGTCCGGCTCGTAGCGCGGCACCCGCGCCATGCCGGAATCCACCACAATGCGCACGCCCTCGATGGTCAGCGAGGTTTCCGCGATCGAGGTTGCCAGCACCACCTTGCGATGGCCCTTCGGCGCCGGCTGGATGGCGCGGTCCTGCACCGACGCATCGAGCGCGCCGAACAGCGGCACGATTTCGACTGACGCGTCGTGGATACGCTCGGCCAGGAAATTCTGGGTGCGGCGTATCTCTGCAGCCCCCGGCAGGAACGCCAGCACCGAACCGGGATCGGCGCGTAGCGCCAGCGCGATCGCGTCCGCCATCTGCCGCTCCAGCGGTGCATCGGCCTTGCGGCCGAGATAGCGGGTTTCGACCGGAAAGGCGCGGCCCTCGCTCGATATGACCTGCGCATCGCCGAGCAGTTTCGCCACCCGCGCCCCATCCAGCGTCGCCGACATCACGAGAATGCGCAGGTCTTCGCGCAGTCCCGTCTGCGCGTCACGCGCCAGCGCTAAACCCAAATCGGCATCGAGCGAGCGTTCGTGAAACTCGTCGAACAGCACGGCGGCGACGCCGTTCAGTTCGGGATCGTCGAGAATCTGTCGTGAGAAGATGCCTTCGGTGACGACCTCGATCCGGGTCGCGCGCGATACTTTCGAGCCGAAGCGCACGCGGTAGCCGACGGTCTCGCCGACCCGCTCCCCGATCGTCTTGGCCATGCGCTCGGCGCTGGCGCGGGCCGCGATCCGGCGCGGCTCCAGCACGATGATCTTCTTTGTCTTGAGCCAGGGTTCGTCGAGCAGCGCCAGCGGCACCCGCGTGGTCTTACCGGCACCGGGCGGCGCCACCAGCACGGCGGCGTTTCTCGACGCAAGCGTGCGCGCGAGTTCGTCGAGCACTGCGTCGATGGGGAGAGGCGTGTCGAAAGTGCGCACGGGTTAATCCGATGTCGCCGGGGGCGAGCAGCCCGATATGAGGTCGTCATACGCGGGCTTAACCCGCGTATCCATCATCTTTGAAGAGGGATGGATTGCCGGATCAAGCCCGGCAATGACGAGCAGGACTCACTTCCGCGGCACGGGCGCCCGTCCCACGCTTTCATAGACAAAACCGTGCGCTGCCATGTCTTCGGGGCGATAAATGTTGCGGAGATCGACGACCACGGGATGGGCCAACTCGCTCTTCAGACGATCCATATCGAGCGCGCGGAACTGGACCCATTCCGTCACCATCACCAGCGCATCGGCGCCGCGCGCGCAAAGATAGGGATCGTCGCAATACTCGATGTCGGGCAGTTCGCGGCGTGCCTGCTCCATGCCGACCGGATCGTGGGCGCGCACCTTCGCACCCATGTCGAGCAGCCCGGTCACCAGCGGGATCGACGGCGCCTCGCGCATGTCGTCGGTGTCGGGCTTGAAGGTGAGGCCGAGCACGGCGACGGTCTTGCCGCGCAGGCTGCCGCCGGATGCATTCGCGACCTTGCGCGCCATCGCGCGCTTGCGATTGTCGTTGACCGTCAGCACCGCCTCGACGATCCGCAGATGCACGTCGTGATCCTGCGCGATCTTCACCAGCGCGCGGGTGTCCTTCGGAAAGCAGGAGCCGCCGAAGCCGGGGCCGGCATGCAGGAATTTCGAGCCGATGCGATTGTCGAGCCCGATGCCGCGCGCGACTTCCTGCACGTCGGCGCCGACCTTTTCCGAAAGATCCGCGATCTCGTTGATGAACGTGATCTTGGTGGCGAGGAAGGCGTTGGCGGCGTATTTGATCAGCTCCGCGGTGCGCCGCGCCGTAAACATCAAAGGCGCCTGGTTGAGCGACAGCGGCCGATAGATATCGCCGAGCACTTTTCGCGCGCGGTCGTCGGAGGTGCCGACCACGATGCGGTCGGGAAACTTGAAGTCGCGGATCGCTGCGCCCTCCCGCAGAAACTCCGGATTGGACGCGATCACCGCGTCGGCCGCGGGATTGGCCTCGCGGATGATGCGCTCGACCTCGTCGCCGGTGCCGACCGGAACGGTCGATTTGGTGACCACCACGGTGAAGCCGGCCAGACAGCCCGCGATCTCGCGGGCGGCGGCATGAACATAACTCAGATCGGCGTGGCCATCGCCGCGCCGCGACGGCGTGCCGACGGCGATGAAGACCGCGTCGGCCTCGGCGACCGGCGCCTTGAGATCGGTGGTGAAATCAAGTCGCCCGGCCTTCACATTGGAGGCCACCAGCGCATCGAGCCCGGGCTCGAAAATCGGGATTTCGCCGCGGCGCAAGGCCGCGATCTTGTCGGTATCCTTGTCGACGCAGGTAACCTGGTGGCCGAAATCAGCGAAGCAGGCGCCGGAAACCAGCCCCACATAGCCCGTGCCGATCATCGCGATGCGCATGTCTATTAATCCGTCGAATGGTTAACGTTGAACCCGATGTTGGCGCGGTCTTAAAGCATTTTGCCGCCGAGGGGAAACCGGAACGTTCCGTCAATCGGCATGACATTTGGATGAATAAAGGAGAATGAAACCACCAGCACCGATGATGCGCCTTAGCCGCGCCGAAAAGGGACACCGATGACAGGAATGGGCACATCCGCCGTCAGGACGCGTTCCACGCAGGCCGCGGCAGGCCGCATCGATTGGGTGGATTACGCCAAGGGTATCTGCATCGTCATGGTGGTCATGATGCATTCGGTGCTCGGGGTGGAACTGGCCGCCGGCCAGACCGGCTTCATGCATGTGCTGGTGGCGTTCGCCAAGCCGTTCCGGATGCCGGATTTCTTCCTGATCTCGGGGCTGTTCCTGTCGGTGGTGATCGACCGCGACTGGCGGACCTATCTCGACCGCAAGGTGGTGCACTTCGCCTATTTCTATCTGCTGTGGGTGACGATCCAGTTCGGCTTCAAGGCGCCCGGCTTCGCCGCCGAGAGCGGCTGGGCCCATGTCGGCTTCCTGTATCTTGAATCCTTCATCGAGCCGTTCGGCACGCTGTGGTTCATCTATCTCCTGCCGGTGTTCTTTGTGGTCACCAAGGCGACGCGCAAGCTGCCGCCGCTGTTGATCTGGACCGTCCTGGCACTGCTGGAGAGCGCGCATATCGAGACCGGCTGGACCGCGATCGACGAATTTGGCGCGCGCTTCGTCTATTTCTATTCCGGCTATCTCTGCGCCGATTACGTGTTCGCACTGTCGGATCGCGCGCGCGCAAAGCCCGCGCTGGCGCTTCTCGGATTGACGCTGTGGGCGCTGGTCAACGGCAGCCTGGTCTATTTCGGCTGCAGCGAATGGCCCGGGGTGTCGCTGCTGCTGGGGTTATCGGGCGCCTGCGCCATCGTCATCATGGGCACGCTGCTGGCGCGCGTGCATCGGCTCGATTTCCTGCGCTTCTGCGGCGAGCATTCCATCGTGATCTATCTCGCCTTCTTCCTGCCGATGGCGGCGACCCGCACGCTGCTGCTGCGGGTAGGGTTGATCCCTGACGTCGGCACGATCTCGCTTGTCGTCACCATTGCCGGCGTGCTCGGCGCGCTGGCGATCTGGCGGATCGCGCTCAAGGCCGGCGCCAATTTCCTGTTCGAGCGCCCCGAAGCCTTCTGGATCGCACCGAAGAAATCGCGGCCCACGCTGCAGGCGGCCGAGTAGCTTTCGCGCCACATATCCGCTGTCATCGCCCGGCTTGACCGGGCCGCCTAGTGTTCCAGAGGCCTCTCGTTTGAACACAAGGGCCGCGGCGTACTAGGTCACCCGCATTCGCGGGTGACGACAACTGAATTTTCCTACCCCGCCTCCGCAATCTTCACGCCATCCCTCATGTCCTTGATCCTCTCGCGGAACCCCTCGGCATCACCGAAATCGGCAAAGCCCTGGTAGTGCGGATGCGGGCCGAGGATCCGGCGGGCGTGCTTGATCGGGCACCAATAGACTTCGGTGCGCGACGCCACCTCGCGCACAAACGCGACCGCGCCATTGGCATAGGAGCAATAGGCGCAATTGATTTTCTCGATGATGTTGAGATAGGCGAGATGGTGGCGGTCGAACACCAAATAATCACGGCGGCGCACCTTTGGAATCTTGTAGATGGGAAAGCAGATCGCCTGATAGGCCATGACCCAGATGTCGACCAGCGCGATCGGAACGATCAGCGAATAGATCACCGGCGCGCTCAGGATCGTCAGCGGATTGGCGTCGATCAGGTAGCGCGCCGCCCGGGTCTTGAGTTCGTGGTGGATCCGCAGCACCTCCTTTTCGAACACGATCCTGCGGTTCTCGAGGCGGAAGCGCAACTCTTCCCGCCGCTTTGTCAGCTCGGCCTCGATTTCGGCCTCGACCGATCGCAGCTTCGCCGTCAACTCATCGAGGTGCGCGGTCATGTTTCGTCCTTTCGGGTCCGCCCCAATCCCGCAGGGGTTCACGGAACGGCCCGCAATGCAACTCATTCGGGGGCGCCCGGGCGGGGCAAAAATCCCGGCACAACCGGTCCCGAAGGCTGTCAATCCGCGCAAAAATCCCTAGATTTCGGCCATGCCGAAAACAGCCCCAACAGCCTCCGCAAAGCCCGTTGCCGCCAAAGCCCCCGCCAAGGGGGACCACGTCTTTCTGGTCGACGGTTCCTCCTATATTTTTCGCGCCTACCACGCGCTGCCGCCGCTGAACCGCAAGTCCGACGGCCTGCAGGTCAATGCCGTGCTCGGCTTCTGCAACATGTTGTGGAAGCTGCTGCGCGACATGCCGCCGGACAACCGGCCGACCCATCTGGCCATCGTGTTCGACAAGTCGGAAGTCACGTTCCGCAACAAGCTCTACCCCGATTACAAGGCGCAGCGGCCGCCGGCGCCGGACGATTTGATCCCGCAATTCGCGCTGATCCGCGAGGCCGTGCGCGCCTTCGACCTGCCGTGCCTCGAGCAGGGCGGCTTCGAGGCCGACGACCTGATCGCGACCTACGCCCGTGAAGCCGGCGAGCGCGGCGCCATCACCACCATCGTCTCCTCCGACAAGGACCTGATGCAGCTCGTCACCGACAAGGTGACGATGTACGACACCATGAAGGACCGCCGCATCGGCATTCCCGAGGTGATCGAAAAGTTCGGCGTGCCGCCGGAGAAGGTGGTCGAGGTGCAGGCCCTGGCCGGCGATTCCACCGACAACGTGCCCGGCGTGCCCGGCATCGGCGTCAAGACCGCGGCACAACTGATCGTCGAATATGGCGACCTGGAAAATCTGCTCAAGCGCGCCGGCGAGATCAAGCAGCCGAAGCGGCGCGAGGCGCTGATCGAGAACGCCGAGAAGGCGCGGATCTCGCGGCAGCTGGTGCTGCTCGACGACAAGGTCGAGCTGGACGTGCCGCTCGACGACCTTGCCGTGCACGAGCCCGACGCGCGCAAGCTGATCGCTTTCCTGAAGGCGATGGAATTTTCCACCCTGACGCGCCGCGTCTCGGAATATTCCCAGATCGATCCGGCGGATGTGGAGGCGGACGCGACCAACAAAAGCGGGACCAGCGGTCGCTCGGCCGGCTCGCCGCCGCCCCCGCGCGCGGCGGGAGGCGATCTTTTTGGCGAGCTGGAGTCTCCCTCCGCCGCAAGCGGCAAAAGCGGCGCGCCTGCGGCGGGCAGAAGTCAAGGCAAGCCGGAAAAATCCAATGTCGTGCTCACCCCGCACGCGCTTGCCGCGGCGCGCGCGGAGGAAGCGCGCCAGACGCGGATCGACCGCAGCAAATACACGACGATCCGCACGCTCTCCGAGCTCAACGCCTGGATCGCACGGGTGCACGAAACAGGCCATTTCGCGATCGAGGCCAAGGCCAATTCGATCGACCCGATGCAGTCCGAGATCTGCGGCATTGCGCTGGCGCTCGCCCCCAACGACGCCTGCTACATTCCGCTCAGCCACAAGCAGTCCGGCGACGGCTCGGGCCTGTTCGCCGCCGGGCTTGCGCCGGATCAGATCGGAACCAGCGAGGCGCTGGAGGCGCTGCGGCCGCTGCTGGAATCCGCCGGCACCCTGAAGATCGGCTTCAACATCAAGTTCAACGCCGTGATGCTGGCGCAGCACGGCGTTACCTTGCGCAACCATGACGACGCGCAGCTGATGTCCTATGCGCTGGACGCCGGCCGCAACGCCCACGGACTGGATGCGCTGGCCGAGCGCTGGCTCGGTCATGCCACCATCAGCCACGGTGAATTGATCGGCAGCGGCAAGGGCAAGCTGACCTTCGACCAGGTCGCGATCGACAAGGCCACGGCCTATTCGGCCGAGGATGCCGACGTGATCCTGCGGCTATGGCGCGTGCTGAAACCGCGGCTGGTCGCCGAGCGCATGACCGCGGTCTATGAGACGCTGGAGCGGCCCTTGATTTCGGTGCTGGCGCGGATGGAGCGGCGCGGCATCTCGATCGACCGCCAGGTATTATCGCGGCTGTCGGGCGAATTCGCCCAGACCGCCGCAAGGGTCGAGGCCGAGCTTCAGGAGCTGGCCGGCGAGCCCATCAATGTCGGCAGCCCCAAGCAGATCGGCGACATCCTGTTCGGCAAGATGGGATTGCCCGGCGGCACCAAGACCAAGACCGGCGCGTGGTCAACTTCGGCGCAGATTCTCGACGAACTCGCCGAACAGGGCCACGAGTTTCCCAAAAAGATCCTGGAATGGCGGCAGGTTTCAAAACTGAAATCGACCTATACCGACGCGCTGCCGACCTATGTGCATCCGCAGACCCATCGCGTGCACACCACTTACGCGCTGGCGGCGACCACTACCGGGCGGTTGTCGTCGAACGAGCCGAACCTGCAGAACATTCCGGTACGTACCGAGGACGGCCGCAAGATCCGTCGCGCCTTTATCGCTTCGCCCGGCCATAAGCTGGTGTCGGCAGACTATTCGCAGATCGAACTGCGGCTGTTGGCCGAGATCGCCGACATTCCCGTGCTGAAGCAGGCCTTCCGCGACGGGCTCGACATTCACGCCATGACAGCGTCGGAAATGTTCGGCGTGCCGATCAAGGACATGCCGAGCGAGGTGCGCCGACGGGCCAAGGCGATCAATTTCGGCATCATCTACGGCATCTCGGCGTTTGGGCTGGCC
This genomic window contains:
- the hrpB gene encoding ATP-dependent helicase HrpB is translated as MRTFDTPLPIDAVLDELARTLASRNAAVLVAPPGAGKTTRVPLALLDEPWLKTKKIIVLEPRRIAARASAERMAKTIGERVGETVGYRVRFGSKVSRATRIEVVTEGIFSRQILDDPELNGVAAVLFDEFHERSLDADLGLALARDAQTGLREDLRILVMSATLDGARVAKLLGDAQVISSEGRAFPVETRYLGRKADAPLERQMADAIALALRADPGSVLAFLPGAAEIRRTQNFLAERIHDASVEIVPLFGALDASVQDRAIQPAPKGHRKVVLATSIAETSLTIEGVRIVVDSGMARVPRYEPDIALTRLETVRASRAAVDQRRGRAGRTEPGVCYRLWDEPQTASLAAYTQPEILSADLSSLVLDLAQWGVSDPATLAFLDPPPAPALKEAKSLLRELGALDADERITAEGKSLRALALPPRLARMIVDAHRLGAGEEAAEIAAVLTERGLGGDSVDLDFRLDQFRRDRSQRASSARSLAQRWASQVAATEGSPRGDISPSTGVMLAFAFPDRVARNRGNGSFVLANGRGAAVDQASALARTPYIAVAELTGTAAQGRILLAAPIAQDEIERHFADQIETADEISFDRGALALRARRRKTLHAITLSEAPLALQPSAETAPVLADGLISVGLDKLPWSKSAKQWRDRVMFLRKAEGETSEHSWPDLSDDALAAQREAWLVPALYDKISLKEFSSGDLSEALMTLLPWELRARLEREAPTHFEAPTGTELAIDYEAEQGPTIAVRLQELFGLNTHPSIANGKIPLVLELLSPAQRPVQVTRDLPGFWRGSYAGVRSDLRGRYPRHPWPEDPASAPPTRRVKPRGT
- a CDS encoding UDP-glucose dehydrogenase family protein, translated to MRIAMIGTGYVGLVSGACFADFGHQVTCVDKDTDKIAALRRGEIPIFEPGLDALVASNVKAGRLDFTTDLKAPVAEADAVFIAVGTPSRRGDGHADLSYVHAAAREIAGCLAGFTVVVTKSTVPVGTGDEVERIIREANPAADAVIASNPEFLREGAAIRDFKFPDRIVVGTSDDRARKVLGDIYRPLSLNQAPLMFTARRTAELIKYAANAFLATKITFINEIADLSEKVGADVQEVARGIGLDNRIGSKFLHAGPGFGGSCFPKDTRALVKIAQDHDVHLRIVEAVLTVNDNRKRAMARKVANASGGSLRGKTVAVLGLTFKPDTDDMREAPSIPLVTGLLDMGAKVRAHDPVGMEQARRELPDIEYCDDPYLCARGADALVMVTEWVQFRALDMDRLKSELAHPVVVDLRNIYRPEDMAAHGFVYESVGRAPVPRK
- a CDS encoding acyltransferase family protein, which produces MTGMGTSAVRTRSTQAAAGRIDWVDYAKGICIVMVVMMHSVLGVELAAGQTGFMHVLVAFAKPFRMPDFFLISGLFLSVVIDRDWRTYLDRKVVHFAYFYLLWVTIQFGFKAPGFAAESGWAHVGFLYLESFIEPFGTLWFIYLLPVFFVVTKATRKLPPLLIWTVLALLESAHIETGWTAIDEFGARFVYFYSGYLCADYVFALSDRARAKPALALLGLTLWALVNGSLVYFGCSEWPGVSLLLGLSGACAIVIMGTLLARVHRLDFLRFCGEHSIVIYLAFFLPMAATRTLLLRVGLIPDVGTISLVVTIAGVLGALAIWRIALKAGANFLFERPEAFWIAPKKSRPTLQAAE
- the polA gene encoding DNA polymerase I yields the protein MPKTAPTASAKPVAAKAPAKGDHVFLVDGSSYIFRAYHALPPLNRKSDGLQVNAVLGFCNMLWKLLRDMPPDNRPTHLAIVFDKSEVTFRNKLYPDYKAQRPPAPDDLIPQFALIREAVRAFDLPCLEQGGFEADDLIATYAREAGERGAITTIVSSDKDLMQLVTDKVTMYDTMKDRRIGIPEVIEKFGVPPEKVVEVQALAGDSTDNVPGVPGIGVKTAAQLIVEYGDLENLLKRAGEIKQPKRREALIENAEKARISRQLVLLDDKVELDVPLDDLAVHEPDARKLIAFLKAMEFSTLTRRVSEYSQIDPADVEADATNKSGTSGRSAGSPPPPRAAGGDLFGELESPSAASGKSGAPAAGRSQGKPEKSNVVLTPHALAAARAEEARQTRIDRSKYTTIRTLSELNAWIARVHETGHFAIEAKANSIDPMQSEICGIALALAPNDACYIPLSHKQSGDGSGLFAAGLAPDQIGTSEALEALRPLLESAGTLKIGFNIKFNAVMLAQHGVTLRNHDDAQLMSYALDAGRNAHGLDALAERWLGHATISHGELIGSGKGKLTFDQVAIDKATAYSAEDADVILRLWRVLKPRLVAERMTAVYETLERPLISVLARMERRGISIDRQVLSRLSGEFAQTAARVEAELQELAGEPINVGSPKQIGDILFGKMGLPGGTKTKTGAWSTSAQILDELAEQGHEFPKKILEWRQVSKLKSTYTDALPTYVHPQTHRVHTTYALAATTTGRLSSNEPNLQNIPVRTEDGRKIRRAFIASPGHKLVSADYSQIELRLLAEIADIPVLKQAFRDGLDIHAMTASEMFGVPIKDMPSEVRRRAKAINFGIIYGISAFGLANQLGIAREEASAYIKKYFERFPGIRAYMDATRDFCRAHGYVETLFGRKCHYPDIKASNASVRSFNERAAINARLQGTAADIIRRAMTRMEDALAEKKLSAQMLLQVHDELIFEVPDDEVAATLPVVQHTMQDAPFPAVLLSVPLHVDARAANNWDEAH